In Aeromicrobium wangtongii, the DNA window CGGCCGGCTCGGGGCCCAGCGCCGGCGGCGCCGCTGCGCTGGACAACGACTACGACACCGCCTGGACGAGTGCCCCCGATGACGATCGGCCCACCGTCAGCCTCACCCTCGCCCGTCCGTCCCGGGTCGGTGCGGTGTCGGTCCGGCTGGACTCGAGCCGCGGTGCTGGTTCGGTCCGACGGGTCGAGCTGATCGCGGACGGTGTCGTGTCCCGTCGCGATGTCGCCGAGCAGGACGACGCGGTGTCGTTCCCCGTCGACGCGACGGTCACGAAGCTTCGGGTGCGTCTGGTGCGGGCTGACCCTGAGCTCGCCGTCCCCGTGGGCGTCGCGGACATCGCGTTCACCGGGCTCGACGTCACCGCGCTGCTGGACCTGCCGGCCCCGTCCGGGACCCCGACCGATCAGGTCGTCGTGGCTCGGGACACCCGGTCGACCGATCGGCCGGAGGGCCGCCGGGACGAGGGGCGCGTGCTGGCCCGCCGGTTCACTGCGGACCGGGCGATGGACGTCAGCGATGTGCTCGTGACCGCCAGGAGCACGCCGGCCGTCGAGCGGTTGCTCGACGGATGGACCGTCAGCGGGCCGAGACTGGAGCAGCTCCCTCGCACCCGTCCCGGGGCAGCGCTCGACGGTGACCCGGCGACCCGCTGGACGATCGGATATCTCGCCGGGGACCCCAGCCTGACCGTGGAGCTCCCGTCCGCGCGGACCATCACCGGTCTGAAGGGCCTGGGACGCGGCAACCGCTACCAGCGCATCACCGGCGCGGTCATCCGGGATCTCGACTCCGGCCAGACCCGCCGCTGGAGCAGCAAGGATCGCTCGTTCGCGCCCCTGACGGCGCGTCGCGTCCGGATCACCTTCGACCTGCCCCGGCAGGTCAGCTACCCCTTCCGCATGCCGGACGTCACGCTCGAGGGCGCGGGCACCCCGCCGGCACGGCGTGGCACGTCGAGCGTGGAGGTGCCGTGCGCGGCCGGGGTCGTGGTCGCGGTGGGCGAGTCGACGGCGACGTACACGGCCACGCTGTCCCGCGACGAGCTGCTCGACGGGTCGCGGGTCGCCGCCACCCGATGCGCCGGCCCCGTCCCCGCGGCGGCGGGTCGCACCGTGCTCCGGGCGACGTCGTCGGACACGCTCGACGCCGACGTGGTGCGCCTCGGTGCGCCGATGCAGGCGTCGGCGGCTGCGGCCGAGCCGCGGGTGCGGACCTGGACGGACCGGCAGCGCGACCTCGTGGTGGCGCCCGGACGCGAGGGCCAGATCGTGGCCTGGCACGAAGGATTCAATCCCGGCTGGGAGGCATCGCTGGACGGGCGCCGTCTCGAGGCCGTCGAGATCGACGGCTGGCGGCAGGGCTTCGTCGTGCCGGCCGGTGCCGGGGGAGTGCTCCGCGCGACCTTCGCACCGGACACCGCCTATCGTGCCGGGCTGCTGGGCGGCGGCTTCCTGGTCGTGCTGATGGGCGCCCTGGCGTTCTTCTGGCGCCGTCCCCGCCCGGGGCGGGAGAAGTCTCCCCTTCGGACCGTGCGGGTTCCCGCCTGGTCGGGGCGTGCGCTGGCGGTCGTGGTTCCCGCAGTCCTCGGCGGCCTCGGGGGGGTGCTGCTGGGCCTGGGCGCGGCCGTGACTCCACCGCGATGGCGGATGCGCGCCATCGCGGTCACGTCGGTCGTCCTGGTGGTCACGACCGTGCGGTGGCCGCAGGCACGCGTGGACTCACTGGTGACCGTCATCCCCCAGGCGAGCGGACTGCTGCTCATCGCGCTGCTCGCGGCGGCGTTGGTCCCGACGGACGTTCGCCGCCATGAGCGGCCGCTCGACGAGCCGCCACGACAGGTCGGCGACGACCAGCGAGCACGCCAGGGTCAGCACGGTGATCACGACGAACGATCCCTCGAACAGGTCGTGACCAAGCAGGGTCAGTAGCACGAAGGCGATCGGCAGGTGCCACAGGAACAGGGCATACGAGCGTTCACCGACCCAGACCACGGCGGGGCTGGACAGCACCTGTAGGGCAGGCGATGAGGTCGCGGGACGGCACGCGGCGCTGACCACGAGACCGGCGATCAGCGTGTACAGGAGCTCCCGCAGGCCGGCCTGCACCGCCGAGCCGTGGGAGAACAACAGCTCGCCCGCGAGCGGCGTCGCCGCGACCACCAGCAGCACGGCGGCCAGCCCCAGCCGCTCCTCGGACGACCTGCCGGACACGGGCGGGTCCATGGTCCTGGCGCAGACCCAGGCACCGGCTGCGAACCAGCCGGCGTGCCCCAGGACGCTGCGGGCCAGTGCCTCGCTCGAGCCGGGCAGGTCGGTGGCGGTGAAGGCCGTGACGGCCACACCCAGCACCACGAACGCGAGGCAGGCGCGCCGGACGGTGCGCAAGCGATCCTGCCGGTCCTCGGATCGGCGGCAGGCCCGGACGAGGGCCACCCCGAGCACCGGGACGGCGGCGTAGAAGGTGAGCTCGGTCGTGAGGCTCCACGTCTGCGAGAACGTCGAGAAGTACGACCCGGTGTAGCCCTGCAGGACAAAGACGTGCTCCAGGACCGACGGCAGGTCCACCCGCAAGGGGGATGACAGGGTGGAGCGGTAGACGCGGCCGGCCTCCAACAGCAGCACCACGGCCGCAGCGATCCAGTAGGCCGGGAGGATGCGGGTCGCCCGTTTGACGGCGTACGAGCCGAGCCCGGGCACACGGTCGCGATCACCGATGGCAGTCGCGATCCACGGCCTGAGCATCAGGAAGCCGGAGAGCGCGAAGAACAGCGCGACGCCGACGTCCATCCGGGCCACCAGGGCGCCGGTCATCGACGGACTGACCTCGCCGGTCAGGAACCCGACGTGGGTGAGCAGGACAGCGACCGCCGCGAGGGCGCGCACCCCGTCGAGGGCGGCGACGTGCCGGGGGCCGGGCGGATGGCTGCTCACGGCTCGAGCCGTCGGAGGAGGTGGTACGGGCCGGGCGACACTCGTTCACGGTACCGTGAGCGAAGCAACACGTCAGCCAATGCACCGGAGGCTCCCCATCGACGCATCTCAGCGTGTCCTGCGTGCCCGCGCACCCTTGAGGGTGAGCTTCGCGGGTGGTGGCACGGACGTGCCGCCGTTCCCGGAGCTCGAGGGCGGCGCGGTGCTCTCGGCGACGATCTCGAGCTTCGCCTACAGCACCCTGCGGCCCCGTCACGACAACCTGGTCACGGTGCAGTCTCTGGACTTCGGCCTGTCGGTCAACTTCGGCATCGACGATCCCGTCGTCTTCGACGGCGAGCTCGACCTGCCGAAGGCCGCGATCGCGCGAGTCATGGCGCATCCCGGCGCCCGCCGGTCGTCCGGCTTCGACCTGTTCCTGCACACCAACGCCCCTCCCGGTTCGGGCCTCGGCAGCTCGAGCGCGGTCGTCGTGTGCGTCGTCGGGGTGGTGGCGCAGCACTGCGGACTCGACCTGACCACCTACGAGATCGCCGAGATGGCATGTCTCCTGGAGCGTCAGGACCTCAACATCTCCGGTGGCCTCCAGGACCAGTACGCCGCGGCGTTCGGCGGGTTCAACTTCATGGAGTTCACGGCCGACGACGTCCTGGTCAACCCCCTGCGCGTGGCGGACTCGACGGTGCACGAGCTGGAGCACAACATGCTGCTGGCCTACACCGGCCGCACCCGGTTCAGCGACCACATCATCGAGGACCAGGTGGCGCGTTTCGTGGGAGGCGAGCCTGAAGCGGTCAAGGGCCTGCGGGCCCAGCGCGACCTCGCGGTGAGCATGAAGCGGCTCCTGCTGCGAGGCGAGGTCAACGAGTTCGGCGTGATGCTGGGTGAGGCCTGGCGCGAGAAGCGCCGGATGTCGGACCGCATCAGCACCCCCCTGATCGACGAGGCGGTCGAGGTCGCCCTCAACCACGGAGCCCTCGGCGGAAAAGTGACCGGTGCAGGCGGTGGCGGTTACATGCTGTTCTGCTGCGAGTTCGAGCGCCGGCACACCGTGGCCGAGCACCTGATCAAGCTCGGCCTGACCGTCTCGGAATTCAGTTTCAGCAAGGCCGGAGTGACAACATGGAGGGGACACGCGTGATGCGTTCGGGAGTGGTCCAGTCGATCCAGGAGTGGGCGGAGCTCACCCCGAGGCTGGTTGACGAGTCCTTGGTGAACGCGGTGGCGGCGGCCGGCGAGGCCATCGTGACGTCCCTGGCAGGCGGCGGACGGGTGCTGTTCGCGGGCAATGGCGGAAGTGCGTCGATCGCCTCCCACCTCGCTGCCGAGCTCGTCGGCCGATGCGTGCTGGACCGCCAGGCGCTGGCAGGGCTGGCGCTGGCCGACAGCGCGAGCACGCTCACCGCGCTGGGCAACGATCACGGCTACGACACGATCTTCGAGCGTGGTGTGAGCGCCTTCGGACGACCCGGAGACGTGCTCGTCGCGATGTCGACCAGTGGCTCGTCGCCGAACATCGTCCGGGCGGTGGCCCGGGCCCGCGAGACCGGGCTGGTGTCCATCGCGATGACCGGCGAGAGGGGCGATGCCTTCGCCGCATCGGCCGATCACGGACTCATGGTGCCGTCGGGATCGACCCAGCGCGTCCAGGAGGTGCACCTGATGTGGGGACATGCCTGGTGCGAGCAGGTCGACGTCCGCTGGCACGAGTCCGAGCGGCAGCACGCTCTCACGTCGTGACGCCTTGATGGGGCGGTCCGCCCGGATGGTGCTGCTCGATCGCGACGGCACGTTGAACGTCCGCAGGACGAGTCACGTCCATGACGTGCACGACCTCGAGCTGCTACCCGGCGTGGGTGAGGCGGTCGCCCTCGCCGCCGCGCTGGGTCGGGTGGTCCTGGTGACCAACCAGCAGTCGGTGGGTCGGGGTGACATCACGAGCGAGGGCCTGGACGCGGTCAACGCAGCACTGGTCCGACAGCTCTCCCTGACCCCGGGTGCCCGGGTCGACGCCATCTACGTGTGTCCCCATCTCGCCGGGACGTGCGACTGCCGCAAGCCCGGGACCGGTCTGTTCCTCCAAGCCCTGCGGGAGGCGCCGGACGTCCTGCCGGCGCACTGCGCTGTCATCGGCGACCAGCCGAGCGATGTCGAGCCGGGGCTGGCCCTGGGCATGCTGGCCTTCCATGTCGTCCACGAGGCGGAGTCGGCCGTCGCCACCCCCGCGGGCGCGTTCAGGGTCGGATCCGCGCTCGAGGCGATGACGATGCTCGCCGGACTGCCGGGCTGGGCGTCGTGAGAGGTCTGCGGGCGCGTGATGCACTGGTGGGCGTCACGGCCTTCGCGCTCGTCATGGCCGCGATGCTGTACGTGCTCGCCGAGCAGCGGTTCGCGGGGTCGTGGCCGACGGCCGACCGGACCGTCGTGGCGACGGCCGACGATGCGTCGTACCTGGACCTCGTGGACGGCACACAGCGGCAAGCAACCCTCAAG includes these proteins:
- a CDS encoding acyltransferase family protein; its protein translation is MSSHPPGPRHVAALDGVRALAAVAVLLTHVGFLTGEVSPSMTGALVARMDVGVALFFALSGFLMLRPWIATAIGDRDRVPGLGSYAVKRATRILPAYWIAAAVVLLLEAGRVYRSTLSSPLRVDLPSVLEHVFVLQGYTGSYFSTFSQTWSLTTELTFYAAVPVLGVALVRACRRSEDRQDRLRTVRRACLAFVVLGVAVTAFTATDLPGSSEALARSVLGHAGWFAAGAWVCARTMDPPVSGRSSEERLGLAAVLLVVAATPLAGELLFSHGSAVQAGLRELLYTLIAGLVVSAACRPATSSPALQVLSSPAVVWVGERSYALFLWHLPIAFVLLTLLGHDLFEGSFVVITVLTLACSLVVADLSWRLVERPLMAANVRRDQRRREQRDEQQSARLGDDGHQ
- a CDS encoding D-sedoheptulose-7-phosphate isomerase is translated as MRSGVVQSIQEWAELTPRLVDESLVNAVAAAGEAIVTSLAGGGRVLFAGNGGSASIASHLAAELVGRCVLDRQALAGLALADSASTLTALGNDHGYDTIFERGVSAFGRPGDVLVAMSTSGSSPNIVRAVARARETGLVSIAMTGERGDAFAASADHGLMVPSGSTQRVQEVHLMWGHAWCEQVDVRWHESERQHALTS
- a CDS encoding D-glycero-alpha-D-manno-heptose-1,7-bisphosphate 7-phosphatase gives rise to the protein MVLLDRDGTLNVRRTSHVHDVHDLELLPGVGEAVALAAALGRVVLVTNQQSVGRGDITSEGLDAVNAALVRQLSLTPGARVDAIYVCPHLAGTCDCRKPGTGLFLQALREAPDVLPAHCAVIGDQPSDVEPGLALGMLAFHVVHEAESAVATPAGAFRVGSALEAMTMLAGLPGWAS
- a CDS encoding GHMP family kinase ATP-binding protein; the protein is MSFAGGGTDVPPFPELEGGAVLSATISSFAYSTLRPRHDNLVTVQSLDFGLSVNFGIDDPVVFDGELDLPKAAIARVMAHPGARRSSGFDLFLHTNAPPGSGLGSSSAVVVCVVGVVAQHCGLDLTTYEIAEMACLLERQDLNISGGLQDQYAAAFGGFNFMEFTADDVLVNPLRVADSTVHELEHNMLLAYTGRTRFSDHIIEDQVARFVGGEPEAVKGLRAQRDLAVSMKRLLLRGEVNEFGVMLGEAWREKRRMSDRISTPLIDEAVEVALNHGALGGKVTGAGGGGYMLFCCEFERRHTVAEHLIKLGLTVSEFSFSKAGVTTWRGHA